One genomic region from Listeria monocytogenes encodes:
- the thiE gene encoding thiamine phosphate synthase, whose amino-acid sequence MRAELAVYFIAGTQDIVRGTLPSVLEEALKAGITCFQYREKGAGSLQTASERKEMALEFQKLCAKYQVPFIINDDVALALEIGADGIHVGQTDEAIRQVIASCSGKMKIGLSVHSVSEAKEAERLGAVDYIGVGPIFPTISKADAEPVSGTAILEEIRRAGITIPIVGIGGINETNSAEVLAAGADGVSVISAITRSEDCQSVIKQLKNPGSPS is encoded by the coding sequence ATGAGAGCTGAACTAGCTGTATATTTTATCGCTGGAACGCAAGATATTGTCCGCGGAACGTTGCCAAGTGTGCTAGAAGAAGCACTAAAAGCCGGAATTACGTGTTTCCAATATCGCGAAAAAGGAGCTGGCTCACTCCAAACTGCCTCCGAAAGAAAAGAAATGGCGCTAGAATTCCAAAAATTATGCGCAAAATACCAAGTTCCCTTCATTATTAACGATGATGTCGCTTTAGCCCTCGAAATCGGCGCGGACGGTATCCATGTCGGGCAAACCGACGAAGCAATTCGCCAAGTTATCGCGAGTTGCTCCGGCAAAATGAAAATCGGTCTTTCGGTTCATTCAGTTAGTGAAGCAAAAGAAGCTGAACGACTTGGCGCGGTGGATTACATCGGTGTAGGGCCCATTTTTCCCACGATTTCAAAAGCGGATGCAGAACCAGTGAGTGGAACGGCAATCTTAGAAGAAATTCGCCGGGCTGGAATCACAATACCTATTGTCGGAATCGGCGGGATTAATGAAACAAATTCAGCTGAGGTTCTTGCAGCAGGTGCGGACGGAGTATCGGTCATTTCAGCGATTACTCGGTCGGAAGATTGCCAATCAGTTATCAAACAATTAAAAAACCCAGGCTCTCCCTCCTAA
- a CDS encoding Rgg/GadR/MutR family transcriptional regulator yields MISYGELIRQIRQSKKISQKEVYTGVISKSYAIEFEKGTHAISSLLLEKIVAKLMVSMEEFFLMYHQEELPEKEDFWEAYERTCKTNEANAWESLYQKISLEKGKVNQVKSAAIKLELDHIKGKQVVDKKAVQILENYLIEAVFWTLQDIFLFTRMMHYLPLKSRVPFYYKLLNTLDRYRHFERGRSILQSALASIMDDFIERNEIEHMELMIKSLEKISEDCDGTYFKILCMYYRGIVRWGEGEEREGGEEIEQAVAILRALGYENKAIEYETMYREFARKNNDIKMME; encoded by the coding sequence ATGATAAGTTATGGTGAGCTGATTCGGCAAATAAGGCAGTCTAAAAAAATCTCCCAAAAAGAAGTGTACACAGGGGTTATTAGTAAATCTTATGCAATTGAATTTGAAAAGGGGACACATGCAATATCAAGCCTATTACTAGAGAAAATTGTCGCTAAGTTAATGGTGAGTATGGAGGAATTTTTCTTAATGTATCATCAAGAGGAGTTGCCGGAGAAGGAAGATTTTTGGGAAGCTTACGAGCGGACATGTAAAACGAATGAAGCCAATGCTTGGGAATCCCTTTACCAAAAAATATCGTTAGAAAAAGGGAAAGTTAATCAAGTGAAAAGCGCGGCGATAAAACTGGAGTTAGATCATATAAAAGGCAAACAAGTGGTGGACAAAAAAGCAGTTCAAATTTTGGAGAATTATTTGATTGAAGCGGTTTTTTGGACATTGCAGGATATCTTTTTATTTACGCGGATGATGCACTATTTGCCACTGAAAAGCCGAGTACCGTTCTATTATAAATTGTTAAACACGCTGGATAGATACCGTCATTTTGAACGAGGAAGAAGCATTTTACAATCGGCGCTGGCTAGTATCATGGATGATTTTATAGAGAGAAATGAAATAGAGCATATGGAGCTAATGATAAAAAGCTTAGAGAAAATTAGTGAGGACTGTGATGGTACTTATTTCAAAATTCTTTGTATGTATTATCGTGGAATTGTGCGGTGGGGAGAAGGCGAAGAGCGCGAAGGTGGCGAAGAAATCGAGCAGGCAGTAGCTATTTTGCGGGCATTAGGTTATGAGAATAAAGCGATAGAGTATGAAACCATGTACCGAGAATTTGCGAGGAAAAACAATGATATAAAAATGATGGAATGA
- a CDS encoding ChbG/HpnK family deacetylase, whose product MPKLIIDADDFGLSKAINHGIIESYKTGITTSTLLMPNLETAEHAIALAKDHPDLFIGQHTNFLLGKPCADPAEIPSLVDENGEFHRSKYYRSNPELKFQYEDVRTETIAQMERFKELTGHYPEHIDCHSIGDETVDQAFFDIAREFGIHTTLKYSGDKKWSDQEGYLPITKLLESGALPYTNGGVSVENFLNDDFGLLKLAPNEIAEMHFDVGFLDQFVLDNSSYTLMRCRELATICDARVRDWLLENGFELITFGDLQR is encoded by the coding sequence ATGCCAAAACTAATCATCGATGCAGACGATTTCGGTCTATCCAAAGCCATCAACCACGGCATCATCGAAAGCTACAAAACCGGCATCACCACATCTACCTTACTCATGCCGAACCTAGAAACTGCCGAGCACGCAATCGCTCTCGCAAAAGACCACCCAGACCTATTCATCGGGCAACACACAAACTTTCTACTCGGAAAACCATGCGCGGACCCGGCGGAAATTCCGTCACTTGTCGACGAAAACGGTGAATTCCATCGTTCTAAATACTACCGGTCTAACCCAGAACTGAAATTCCAATACGAAGATGTGCGCACGGAAACCATCGCTCAAATGGAACGGTTTAAAGAGCTAACTGGTCACTACCCAGAGCACATCGACTGCCACTCAATCGGTGATGAAACGGTTGACCAAGCTTTCTTTGATATTGCGCGTGAGTTCGGGATTCACACCACTTTAAAATACAGCGGTGATAAAAAATGGTCAGATCAGGAAGGTTATTTACCAATTACTAAACTATTGGAATCGGGCGCACTTCCATACACAAACGGCGGTGTCTCGGTTGAGAACTTCCTTAACGATGATTTCGGATTATTAAAATTGGCACCAAACGAAATCGCTGAGATGCATTTTGATGTCGGTTTTTTGGATCAATTTGTGCTGGATAATTCTTCTTATACGTTGATGCGGTGCCGCGAGCTTGCGACGATTTGTGACGCTCGGGTGCGGGATTGGCTTCTTGAAAATGGGTTTGAGCTTATTACATTTGGGGATTTACAGCGGTAA
- a CDS encoding PH domain-containing protein, producing the protein MFDKLMGKAAIVTESSYGIERFLDEDEQIIQIFKFIRDEVIITSKGIFNIDAQGITGKKVEYKFFPKKALKYVSIETAGTLDRDFDLKIGVDGNTVVTQNTSFSAPIALKVHKNDTEMGFALYKMIKGML; encoded by the coding sequence ATGTTTGACAAACTGATGGGAAAAGCTGCTATTGTTACCGAATCTTCTTATGGTATTGAACGTTTTTTAGATGAAGACGAACAAATTATTCAAATTTTTAAATTTATAAGAGATGAAGTTATTATTACTTCAAAAGGGATTTTTAACATTGATGCACAAGGTATCACTGGGAAGAAAGTAGAATATAAATTCTTTCCGAAAAAGGCTCTAAAGTATGTTTCTATTGAGACAGCAGGTACTTTAGACCGTGACTTTGATTTGAAAATTGGTGTTGATGGAAACACAGTTGTAACGCAAAATACATCCTTTTCGGCTCCAATCGCATTAAAAGTCCATAAAAATGATACTGAAATGGGATTTGCACTTTATAAAATGATTAAAGGAATGCTATAA
- the thiD gene encoding bifunctional hydroxymethylpyrimidine kinase/phosphomethylpyrimidine kinase codes for MIFPQVLTIAGSDSGGGAGIQADIKTFQERRTFGMSVITAITAQNTLGVKAVHKIPVEMIREQCDAIAEDFQVSAVKTGMLADAEIIREVARNIRLHNFPNIVIDPVMIAKGGTALLENEATQVLKDELLPLGTIITPNIPEAEEILGEKITTKAEIEQAAKKIFDLGVKAVVIKGGHSEMSEAADFYYDGETTKWLTSERFDTPHTHGTGCTFSACIAAELAKGNSLLDSVVVAKEFITSAIKYPLGIGHGHGPTNHFAYRLEDGK; via the coding sequence ATGATTTTCCCACAAGTGTTAACGATAGCTGGTTCAGATTCAGGTGGTGGCGCGGGGATACAAGCGGATATCAAGACATTTCAAGAGCGCAGAACATTTGGCATGTCTGTGATCACGGCGATTACGGCGCAAAACACACTAGGGGTAAAAGCGGTGCATAAAATCCCGGTAGAAATGATTCGCGAACAGTGCGATGCGATTGCAGAGGATTTTCAAGTGAGCGCCGTGAAAACGGGCATGCTTGCGGATGCAGAAATTATCCGGGAAGTGGCGCGGAATATACGTTTGCACAACTTCCCAAATATCGTTATTGATCCCGTGATGATTGCAAAAGGTGGAACTGCTTTACTTGAAAACGAGGCGACACAAGTGTTGAAAGATGAGCTTTTGCCACTTGGTACGATAATTACGCCGAACATTCCAGAAGCCGAAGAAATTCTAGGCGAAAAAATCACAACCAAGGCAGAAATTGAACAAGCTGCTAAGAAAATTTTTGATTTAGGTGTAAAAGCGGTCGTTATTAAAGGTGGGCATAGCGAAATGAGTGAAGCGGCTGATTTTTACTATGATGGCGAAACGACAAAATGGCTGACGAGCGAGCGCTTTGATACGCCACATACGCACGGGACGGGTTGCACTTTTTCGGCATGTATTGCAGCTGAACTTGCGAAAGGCAATTCGCTTTTGGATAGTGTTGTAGTTGCGAAAGAATTTATCACAAGTGCGATTAAATATCCGCTTGGAATTGGTCACGGTCATGGTCCAACCAACCATTTTGCTTACCGATTGGAGGATGGGAAATGA
- a CDS encoding XRE/MutR family transcriptional regulator: MGSYGELIREIRLSKGLTQKEVYTGIISRSYAIGFEKGKHEITLSLFEEILKRIMVPLDEFFFIYRDFSSTEDDSFWIDFVELSGKNDVVGMQALLDKITLERTEQTEVRKAILHTRIQTINHYLRTNVFDESNISDEYKKIIHDYLWKMQTWTLEEVRIFANSVAFFEEEVQIHFYQIMLKAYEKYRYYDRGRMLFCHLFANLIDELIIHNKINYANLVLEKLKEASETNGSFNSAFYRIVANYYQGAIWMKEGEVEKGYRQAKRAIQTWKELRYEAIADLYSVVLKQFLEKENIQVED, from the coding sequence ATGGGTTCATATGGCGAATTGATTCGGGAAATACGGCTATCTAAAGGTTTGACTCAAAAAGAGGTATACACAGGAATTATATCTAGGTCTTATGCGATTGGATTTGAAAAAGGAAAACATGAGATTACTTTGAGTTTGTTTGAAGAGATTTTAAAGCGGATCATGGTTCCTTTAGATGAATTCTTTTTTATTTACAGAGACTTTTCTTCGACAGAGGATGATAGTTTTTGGATTGATTTCGTCGAGCTATCAGGTAAAAATGATGTTGTAGGGATGCAGGCGTTGCTAGATAAAATAACTTTAGAGCGAACGGAGCAGACAGAAGTTAGAAAAGCGATACTTCATACGAGAATTCAAACTATTAATCATTATTTGCGTACGAATGTGTTTGATGAATCAAACATTTCCGATGAATATAAAAAAATTATTCATGACTATCTTTGGAAAATGCAGACGTGGACTTTAGAAGAGGTTCGTATTTTTGCGAACAGTGTAGCTTTTTTTGAGGAAGAGGTGCAAATTCACTTTTATCAAATTATGTTGAAAGCTTATGAAAAATATCGTTACTATGATAGGGGAAGAATGCTATTTTGCCATCTGTTTGCTAACCTGATAGATGAACTCATCATACATAATAAAATCAATTATGCGAATCTAGTACTCGAAAAATTAAAAGAAGCATCTGAAACAAATGGTAGTTTTAACAGTGCTTTTTATCGAATAGTAGCCAATTATTATCAAGGTGCAATTTGGATGAAAGAAGGCGAAGTGGAAAAGGGCTATCGCCAAGCCAAAAGAGCCATTCAAACATGGAAAGAACTGCGTTATGAAGCAATAGCAGATTTGTATAGCGTGGTATTAAAACAATTTTTAGAAAAAGAAAATATCCAAGTAGAAGATTAA
- the tenA gene encoding thiaminase II: MFVHGFQEEVGDLWQETLQHPFVRSLADGTLEKEAFYYYLLQDDYYLSHFEKVIEKSVEQAGTAELATEMREVQVRLQQSELLMREQFYPRVGLTERDFSERKPAPTAYHYTSHLYRMADFGSFGVTIAALLPCYALYADIGKMYEGARSSEPFYQELLESYVDGNYQQVVLQQKRLVEQAANMADARELALMKQAFQISVEMEWAFFEMAYKKQNWRGSVNYV; encoded by the coding sequence GTGTTTGTTCACGGTTTTCAAGAAGAAGTAGGGGATTTATGGCAAGAAACGTTGCAGCATCCATTTGTGCGGAGTTTGGCGGATGGGACGCTTGAGAAGGAGGCGTTTTACTATTATTTGTTACAAGATGATTATTATTTGTCGCATTTTGAGAAGGTGATTGAGAAGAGTGTGGAGCAGGCTGGGACGGCGGAACTTGCTACGGAAATGAGGGAAGTACAGGTGCGGCTTCAGCAGTCGGAATTGTTGATGCGCGAACAGTTTTATCCGCGGGTTGGGCTAACGGAGCGTGATTTTTCCGAGCGAAAACCGGCGCCAACTGCTTATCATTATACTTCTCACCTTTATCGGATGGCGGATTTTGGAAGTTTTGGGGTGACGATTGCGGCGCTTTTGCCGTGTTATGCGCTTTATGCGGATATAGGAAAAATGTACGAAGGGGCGCGGAGTTCGGAGCCATTTTATCAAGAGTTGTTGGAGAGTTATGTGGATGGAAATTATCAACAAGTGGTGTTGCAGCAGAAGCGGTTGGTGGAACAGGCGGCAAATATGGCGGATGCGCGGGAACTTGCCCTGATGAAACAGGCTTTTCAAATTAGTGTGGAAATGGAATGGGCGTTTTTTGAGATGGCTTATAAAAAACAAAATTGGCGTGGGAGTGTGAATTATGTTTGA
- a CDS encoding GAP family protein, whose amino-acid sequence MGSAFSAILSPAVGILISPFPIVGLILILLSNKARINSIFYTVGWIVGNIAIFFIGLFLMSSAVSSSGDQSTLVKVVLIVLGALLILLGAHDFTKRPKNGEKAATPKWFEKMSNIKPGGAMIFAFVLSAVNPKNMLLSLTAGVSVGALNLSGGQETTATIIFGIIACCSIYVPTIAFLLAGSKLNNVLDSTRKWLIQNNSVIMAVLFLFIGLSVISKAF is encoded by the coding sequence GTGGGATCAGCTTTTTCAGCTATTTTGTCACCGGCAGTGGGGATTTTGATTAGCCCATTTCCAATTGTAGGACTTATTTTGATTTTACTTAGTAACAAGGCTCGAATTAACAGTATTTTTTATACGGTAGGTTGGATTGTTGGGAATATAGCTATTTTCTTTATTGGGTTATTCTTAATGAGTTCGGCGGTTAGTTCGTCCGGAGATCAGTCAACCTTGGTCAAAGTGGTACTTATTGTGCTAGGGGCTTTACTTATACTTCTCGGCGCACATGATTTCACAAAACGTCCAAAAAACGGGGAGAAGGCTGCAACGCCAAAATGGTTTGAAAAAATGAGCAATATTAAACCGGGAGGCGCGATGATTTTTGCGTTTGTGCTTTCGGCAGTGAATCCAAAAAATATGTTGCTTTCACTTACAGCAGGAGTGAGCGTTGGGGCGCTGAATTTATCCGGTGGGCAAGAAACAACGGCGACGATTATTTTTGGCATTATCGCTTGTTGTTCAATTTATGTCCCTACCATTGCTTTTTTATTGGCTGGGAGTAAACTTAACAACGTATTAGATAGCACTCGTAAATGGCTTATCCAAAACAATTCCGTGATTATGGCTGTGTTGTTCTTATTTATCGGTCTTAGTGTCATTAGTAAAGCATTCTAA
- a CDS encoding endonuclease/exonuclease/phosphatase family protein, whose protein sequence is MFSVTTFNIRFDDTSERKKSWELRKTLTKSLLDKYQWDFMGVEEPLLPQMLDMKAMLDWDYFGVGRDDGFEKGEFTAVFYNSTRFTLLQEGHFWLSETPDVPSIHSTAMFPRICVWGKFADLDGKQFYIFNTHLDHISEEARLFASQLLLKKAATIAENSPVIILGDFNTEPDTPTYNFITKKYQDAQLISQKRAKGPIGSFHDFRPLRPINELEKIDYIFVSKEFQVCTYETIVDEVDGFSASDHFPVTANLDWK, encoded by the coding sequence ATGTTCAGTGTAACTACTTTTAACATTCGTTTTGATGATACTTCTGAGCGGAAAAAGAGCTGGGAATTGCGTAAAACACTAACAAAATCATTACTTGATAAATATCAATGGGATTTCATGGGTGTGGAGGAACCTCTTCTGCCGCAAATGCTCGACATGAAAGCGATGCTGGATTGGGATTATTTTGGGGTAGGACGAGATGACGGTTTTGAAAAGGGAGAATTTACTGCAGTTTTTTACAATTCTACTCGTTTTACCTTGTTGCAAGAAGGTCATTTTTGGCTTTCCGAAACGCCTGATGTTCCTTCTATTCACTCAACAGCCATGTTTCCGCGAATTTGTGTTTGGGGGAAATTCGCCGATTTGGACGGAAAACAGTTCTATATTTTTAACACTCATTTGGATCACATCTCTGAGGAAGCTCGTCTATTTGCAAGCCAGCTTTTACTAAAAAAAGCTGCCACCATTGCAGAAAATTCACCCGTGATTATATTAGGCGATTTTAACACCGAGCCTGATACACCGACTTATAACTTCATAACAAAAAAATACCAAGATGCACAACTAATCTCTCAAAAACGTGCAAAAGGACCCATCGGAAGTTTTCACGACTTCCGCCCACTCCGCCCTATAAATGAGCTAGAAAAGATTGACTACATCTTCGTTTCTAAAGAATTCCAGGTATGTACTTACGAAACTATTGTAGACGAAGTGGATGGTTTCTCAGCTTCCGATCATTTTCCTGTTACAGCTAATTTAGACTGGAAATAA
- a CDS encoding glycoside hydrolase family 1 protein, with amino-acid sequence MHTNTGFPADFLWGGAAAANQFEGAYNVDGKGLSVQDVTPKGGFGHITDGPTPDNLKLEGIDFYHRYKDDVKLFAEMGFKVFRTSIAWSRIFPNGDETEPNEAGLQFYDDLFDELLAHNIEPLITLSHYETPLHLSKTYDGWVNRKMIDFYENYVRTVFNRYKGKVKYWLTFNEINSILHAPFMSGGISTSPDKLSQKDLYQAVHHELVASALATKIGHEIMPEAQIGCMVLAMPTYPLTSNPDDIIAVMEAERKNYFFSDVHVRGTYPGYMKRYFRENNIELDVTEEDLEILKNTVDFISFSYYMSTTETADESKRKAGAGNILGGVQNPYLEASEWGWQIDPQGLRVVLNEFWDRYQKPLFIVENGLGAIDQLEKDENGNYTVNDDYRINYLSAHLSQVKEAIKDGVELMGYTSWGCIDLVSASTAEMKKRYGFIYVDRNNDGTGSLNRYKKKSFDWYKNVIATNGEDL; translated from the coding sequence ATGCATACAAATACAGGATTTCCGGCCGACTTTTTATGGGGTGGAGCTGCTGCTGCAAACCAATTCGAAGGCGCTTACAACGTCGATGGAAAAGGACTTTCCGTTCAAGATGTTACTCCAAAAGGCGGATTCGGTCACATTACTGACGGTCCAACACCAGATAACTTAAAATTAGAAGGAATCGACTTCTATCATCGCTACAAAGATGACGTGAAACTTTTTGCTGAAATGGGCTTCAAGGTTTTCCGTACTTCCATCGCTTGGTCCCGTATCTTCCCAAATGGTGACGAAACTGAGCCAAACGAAGCAGGACTACAATTTTACGATGATTTATTCGATGAACTTCTAGCACATAATATCGAACCACTAATCACTTTATCTCACTATGAAACACCACTTCACTTATCGAAAACTTACGACGGCTGGGTAAATAGAAAAATGATCGACTTCTATGAAAACTATGTCCGCACCGTATTTAATCGCTACAAAGGCAAAGTAAAATATTGGCTAACATTCAATGAAATCAACTCGATTTTACATGCACCATTCATGAGCGGCGGTATTTCTACAAGCCCAGATAAATTATCTCAAAAAGACCTATACCAAGCTGTCCACCACGAACTTGTGGCGAGCGCGCTGGCTACAAAAATTGGTCACGAAATCATGCCCGAAGCACAAATCGGCTGCATGGTTCTAGCAATGCCAACTTATCCGCTAACTTCCAACCCAGATGATATTATCGCTGTTATGGAAGCAGAGCGCAAAAACTACTTCTTCTCCGATGTTCATGTCCGCGGAACTTATCCTGGCTACATGAAACGCTATTTCAGAGAAAACAATATTGAATTAGACGTAACAGAAGAAGACCTAGAAATCCTTAAAAACACAGTAGATTTCATTTCTTTCAGCTATTACATGAGCACAACTGAAACAGCTGACGAGTCGAAACGCAAAGCTGGCGCAGGAAACATCCTAGGCGGCGTGCAAAACCCTTACCTAGAAGCATCCGAATGGGGCTGGCAAATCGATCCTCAAGGCTTACGCGTTGTCCTAAACGAATTCTGGGATAGATACCAAAAACCACTTTTCATCGTAGAAAACGGTCTTGGCGCTATCGATCAACTAGAAAAAGACGAAAACGGCAACTACACAGTAAATGACGACTATCGTATTAATTATTTGAGCGCTCATTTATCGCAAGTGAAAGAAGCGATTAAAGATGGCGTTGAGCTGATGGGTTACACTTCATGGGGCTGTATTGACCTAGTAAGTGCCTCCACTGCTGAAATGAAAAAACGTTATGGCTTTATCTATGTCGATCGCAACAACGACGGCACAGGTTCGCTAAATCGTTATAAGAAGAAAAGTTTTGATTGGTACAAGAACGTTATTGCGACCAATGGTGAAGATTTATAA
- a CDS encoding superoxide dismutase — protein sequence MRKGRWLLILLLLIVLVALSACEDSGNGDVSGVPAKREKQHFPPNDTKKGWIELLATDGISSQGDLPCVYEEAESVEKLEIHMKELSTASLTYIYIDGYIVQMEQGGDELSFQIQLSKTELRKGIHELAVVQYQENNPETKKVEFLKRAKYEVKQIKND from the coding sequence TTGCGAAAAGGTCGATGGTTGCTCATATTATTACTATTGATAGTATTAGTGGCATTATCAGCATGCGAGGACAGCGGGAATGGAGATGTTTCGGGTGTGCCGGCTAAAAGGGAAAAACAGCATTTTCCTCCAAATGATACGAAAAAAGGATGGATAGAACTTCTTGCCACGGATGGAATTTCAAGTCAAGGTGATCTGCCTTGTGTTTATGAAGAGGCGGAATCTGTAGAAAAATTGGAAATTCATATGAAAGAGTTGAGTACGGCAAGCCTAACCTATATTTACATTGACGGCTATATCGTACAAATGGAACAAGGCGGCGACGAACTTTCTTTTCAAATTCAATTAAGTAAAACGGAATTGAGAAAAGGAATCCATGAATTAGCCGTTGTGCAATATCAAGAAAATAACCCTGAAACAAAAAAAGTGGAGTTTTTAAAACGTGCTAAATATGAAGTGAAACAAATAAAAAACGACTAA
- the thiM gene encoding hydroxyethylthiazole kinase, translating into MFDFMTLEKVQEKGPLVHNITNIVVANDSANGLLAIGASPIMASAKEEMDELAKMADVLVINIGTLDGELVTAMKIAGRAANVAGTPVVLDPVGVGATSYRRKVVQELLAEIQFAAIRGNAGELAAIAGEAWEAKGVDAGVGSADVLSIAEKVANEWSTVVIISGEVDVISDGTRFAKVANGSALLPRITGSGCLLSAVCGSFIAVQDDAFRASVEACASYAVASEYAEMELERKLPGSFRPLFLDALASWSVEKTRAKAKIQESGEHK; encoded by the coding sequence ATGTTTGATTTTATGACGTTGGAAAAGGTGCAAGAAAAAGGGCCGTTGGTACATAATATTACGAATATCGTGGTCGCGAATGATTCGGCGAACGGGTTACTGGCGATTGGAGCATCACCGATTATGGCTTCTGCGAAAGAGGAAATGGATGAACTTGCGAAAATGGCGGATGTGCTCGTGATTAATATTGGGACGCTAGATGGTGAACTTGTTACAGCGATGAAAATTGCTGGGCGTGCGGCAAATGTTGCGGGGACGCCGGTTGTGCTTGATCCGGTCGGTGTTGGCGCGACTTCATATCGTCGTAAAGTGGTGCAAGAATTATTGGCAGAAATTCAGTTTGCGGCGATTCGTGGAAATGCGGGAGAGCTTGCGGCGATTGCTGGTGAAGCATGGGAAGCGAAAGGCGTGGATGCGGGTGTTGGTTCGGCGGATGTGCTGAGCATTGCTGAAAAAGTGGCGAATGAATGGAGCACGGTTGTTATTATTAGTGGCGAAGTAGATGTGATTTCGGACGGAACGCGTTTTGCAAAAGTGGCTAATGGTAGCGCACTGCTTCCAAGAATTACTGGTTCTGGTTGTTTGCTCAGTGCTGTTTGCGGTAGTTTTATTGCCGTTCAGGATGATGCTTTTCGAGCTAGTGTCGAAGCGTGCGCGAGTTATGCGGTGGCTTCTGAATATGCGGAAATGGAGTTAGAAAGGAAACTTCCTGGCTCTTTTCGACCATTATTTTTGGATGCGCTGGCTAGTTGGTCGGTCGAAAAAACTCGTGCCAAAGCAAAAATCCAAGAAAGTGGGGAACACAAATGA